The stretch of DNA tttctagaccaggggtcggcaacccaaaatgttgaaagagccatattggaccaaaaatacaaaaacaaatctgtctggagccgcaaaaaattaaaagccatattacatgtgtcatgagatatacatttaattagaggacttaaaggaaactaaatgagctcaaatatagctacagatgaggcataatgatgcaatatgtacatatcgctagcctaaatagcatgttagcatcgattagcttgcagtcatgcagtgaccaaatatgtctgattagcactccacacaagtcaataatatcaacaaaactcacctttgtgcattcacgcacaacgttaaaagtgtggtggacaaaatgagacagaaaaagtggcataaaacacgtcctagaaagtcggagaaagttatacatgcaaacaaactatacggtgagttcaaggaccgccaaaataagtaggacaaaacggcgctagccaaatactcgaatcagtgaagcatgtttaatataaacagtgtgatttataacaattagggaggtttgtgtcatgtttgtcctcatacaggaaccatactaaaacaaaaaaatattttttttttcccctcatctttttccattcttcatacatttttgaaaaatctccaaagagccactagggcggcgctaaagagccgcatgcggctctagagccgcgggttgccgacccccgttctagaccattgggcgcaccggattattaggcgcacggcagatgagcgggtctattcaggtgtatttttattatttatttattattatagggctcattaaaggggtcatattataattattttctaaatataaaagacttccttgtggtctacataacatgtaatggtggtactttggtcaaaatgttgcatggatgattttttacagatcatcttcaagccgctttcaggatgcgccattttgtaggcggtcttatttacgtggctcaccttcgacagcgtcttctccccgtcatctttgttgtagcggtgtagcgtgcaaggacaggagtggaagaagcgtcaaaaggtggagctaactgttttaatgacattcagattttacttCAATCGATAAggtagcagcatctcctcatccgtggctcactagtgcaacaataaCGTCGGaaacgtgtcccgtgaaaaaccgtccgaccggaactctctaataaataaagttccttgggtgaataatgtaaactcactacaccggtatgttttagcgctttcatagcgagatataagttagaactttacactactttatattagaaatggcaacagcggagggtgaatgtcccataacaagaagatagagaaaaagaagaagtttatcgactacggcatcgacgcggactacagtggcggatgtgcgcacattttcaggacttatgcagatcccaaatacacatcagcaggtaccagaaggtaagaaaatttgcttttgtattatattgtgaaacaaaacgccggatAGTATGTCTACtattgggtgccattttgcggtcctttaacacacaccatagtaatacttgtatctctgactacggtagccgtaatgggtcgacaatccatcaagcggtgcggcttcaaagtcatacaaaaacattttgaccgatttttgagtgccgtgtgcaatgttctttattttcaatggaacatttaaagttttggtgttgtttactggcgtcatattgcagtctacacgtatctcttatgcgtgactaccatctactggtcacacttatcattacaccatgtaacaaataaaattgcttcgaggtcggtatgcacaaccagaattattccgtgcatTAGGCACCTCTGTCGATttctgagaaaatgaaaggattttaactccgccttatagtcagaaaaatatggtaagtttagAAACTCACCTCGACACATTTGTCCATCTCCAGTGAAGCCAACGGGACAGCGGCCACAGCTGTCCCGTTGCATTGCATTGCATTGGACGCCAGGAAAACATGGCCGGTCGCCACATGTCACCACACGTTTGTTATCAGTCACATGATCAGCGACCCGCGGTTGGGTGTACGACACTCTCTTGAGAAGGAAGGTGTGGTTTGTTGTTATAGGGCTCAATGTTACTTTGTCTTTGTCTGTAGAGAATTTGGACTCTGGCAGGGTATAAGGCACACCTCTGAGCGCTGCTGTAAGAGGGCGTACAGGTCTCAGAGAGGTCCACGGTTTAGCAGGGCGGAATGACACGTAATTGAACAGGTGGGTGGTCGCTCTAGGCTGTGTCACTTGGCCAGACTGTGTTATGAGACGAGGAGCGGGTGGAGTTACTTTAGAAGACATGCCTTGTTCAAACGGCTTAAATACAAACACAAAAAGAAGCAGTTAAGTTCAGACTGACTCACGGTGGAACGCTCATCCGATATGAGACTCACCTTTGGGACAGTCTCACCGGAAACTACAAACGCTCTGGAGGATGTGACGTGGCCTCTGTGGGTGGCAGTGACAGGAAGAGCACTGATTGTTGTTCTCCCAATATCACCGGAGACAGCCTCCCTCCGACCGGTACCTCCTCCCCTCCAAAAAGCTGAATGCTGATGCAGTGCGGAATCTCTATTGACAGGCAGGCGTTTCATGGTGTGTTTGGAAGGCAGGACCGGTAAATGGAGGCTGGACACCTTACTGCTGCTGCTGTGCAGGGATCGGCTCTTATGGCCTGCTGGCTGTTGAGGCGAAACGTAATTGGATGCTAAAAAAAACCACTGACAATATTCAGATTTAGTTATCTTAAATATAACTGGGCTCCCACTGGGATAAACCCACGTACCTGCCTTAGCTTTTTTTACGCAGGTGCGACCATTGCCGTGAAGGCCGGGTGGGCACCGACCACAAACGTAGCCAACATGCGGCAGGCGTCGGTTGATGCATTGAACGCCAGGGAAACAAGGCCTGCTGGCACAGGTTGCTGTAAAATTGGCAAAAGGAGAAGGATTagatgttccatccatccatccatctttaaccgcttatccggaatcgggtcgcggggacaacagctccagcagagacccccagacttccctctctagagcaacattagcaacttcctcctggggagtcccgaagcgttcccagttccagagaggagatgtaatcccccatctggtccttggcctgccgcggggtctcctcccagtgggacgtgcaacgaggacctccctagggagacgctcgtgaggcatccgcacgagatgcccgaaccacctaagctggctcctttccaagcgaaggagcagcggctctactccgagtctctctcgggtgactgaacttctcaccctatctctaagggagatgccagccacccttctgaggaaactcatttcggccgcttgtatccgcaatcttattctttcggtcatgacccacacttcatgaccataggtgagagtaggaatgtagatagctcggtagaccgagagctttgccttctggcccagctctcgtttggtcacaacagtgcagcagagagactgcaatactgccccagctgctcccattctccggctgatttccttctccatctttccctcactcgtgaacaagaccccgagatacttaaactcctccacctgggacagagtctcgttctctacctaCTAGACTAGATGTTCACCTTCTATAAAAGGTCCTAGTTCATTCAAACCACTGATGTACCTATCTACTTTTAAGCTGTAAAGTCTCACATTCGCACCTGCAACAGGTTTTGCTGTGGGTTTCAGTACACTGGTGTTCTTCTCAGTTGTGGCGCTAATTAAAGATAGACCAACTTTGAGAGGGTTTGGTCTAATATCTGGCATGCTCTTGGCAGCGTGGAGTCTTGGGTTAAGAGTAGTTGGGGTCTGCAGTAGAACTGGAATTGTGCGAATAGTGGCTTTTGCAGCCAATGAGGTAGTGATGGTTGCAGGCATCTCGTCCACTGCAATAAAAGGATAATTTATGTTTTGATCACTTAATCAGTACAAAGTTACGTGTCTTACCTGTGCACAATGTACCATTCCCTTGCATTCCTTTAGGGCAGGGGCCACAGGTGTAGGAGCCATAACTATTGAGGCATTGTACTCCTGCGAAACAGGGTGTGCGCTCACACTCGTCAACATCTTCCTGGCATGTTGCACCTGCAGAGACATGAAGGTTGATCATGCGCGTTAAATGAACCCCAGAACCCCAGAACCAGAAGGAAATTGGTACCTGACAACCCTGCGGGACACTCGCATCTGAATCCCCCAGCTGTGTTAATGCATGTTGCATTTGGACACGGTGCCAACAAGCATTTGTCCACGTTATCATTACACAGGTCCCCCTGTTTCCCTTCAGGACATACACACAGGTACTTCCCACTGCCAGCAGGGAAGTTGACATCTGTCACGCATGTTCCTCCATTCTGACATCCGCATGGCAACACATGGACCTATGCGGGAGCAAACCTGACTGTAACATACTGTTCATCCAACAATCATaatcatacagtatatatgcagctACCTGAACCGTAAAGGTGTTATGAGCATTGCACTCATCCGACAGCATTAGGTGAATGGTTGACTGATGCCCCTCCTGTCCGAGAGATGATGGGACCTCCCAGATGAGGAGCCCAGCCGGTGAGAGCGTGGCACCCTTGGGGCCAGTCTCCAGTTGAAAGAGCAGGGCTGAGCCTTCTGGATCTGATGCTGCAAACTGGAAGACAAAGTTCTCTCCGGCGAATGTTCGCAGGTCGTTCTGAAGTCGATGGAAGGTTGGCGGCTCGTTGACTAGAAAAGATTGTTGTTCATCTTTAAAAGGGGACCCATTATGCAAAGCCAACCTTTCTTACTAACTGGtaactgctgttgtgtatttaggatctgcatcaGTCCCGAAAATGTAAAATCAAACCGTGAAGGCAGTGCagtgatatttataaaataatcttgcctttcttcctacttcctccaaacgagctgtttggaatgtgcacaatctgtgacgtcagaTATTGGGAAAaccgtcagcggattatccatttaTGGTATGAATACACCCAGAATGCCATTGTAGACCACACTGTAGTCAGTAAgcgccttctttttctctatcctcttgttgttggGCAGACTGGGTTGTACCTTGACACGCATACTCCGCTGCTGCCATTTCTAATGCAAAGTGGTGTatagttctcacttatatctgccAGTAGATTTGCTATGAAAGCgctgaaaactacaacaaagtggGCGGGAAgaagacacagtcaaagtggaggcatgtaaataagacccgcccacaaaacggtgcatcctgaagaggcgGTCAGAAAACAGGtcgaaaacggtctgtaaaacataatctgtgcacTCACGCTCATGTGCCTGCTAATAACCAGACAATACATCCAAAATGCGACAACATGTGTCTTTATCCAACagacattggcaatattgtttcCGATCACAACATAATAACTATTAAGACATTTTTAGTAGTGAAAATAATATTTGGCAATGAGATGTTTGCCTGGTGTTAGGTTTAGGAAAGACCGGCTTGGCCCCTGTGCGCATAGGGGCGGGACAAAAAAGTTAATATGACTGCTATGATTGGGCAGCCAAAAGAAGGAGCTGGGCTTTTGATAGGCATTTGGAAAAACAGACAGGGTTGGTTGATTGGCCACAGAAAGATACACTCAGCCCGATAGTAGGCTTAGCAAAGATGGACGTGCAAgagatttcaaattttcgggacttaagccgatcccaaatacacaactgctgttaccaacaggtaagaaaagatggttttgcataatagggtccTAAAATGCTGGGGGGCTCAACTGCGGCTAAACAGATTTCTGACAGGGCAATAGCCCCCTCAACATGTTCTTTACTTCCTCTGGGGGTTAAGGAACAGGTGCATATTGGGAAACTAAAATCTCAGCTGCTTTAATCTGTTTACTCAGGCAGACAGTTCCCCGGTGAGTTGACCAAACAGTAAATCAGCAGCATAAGAAAGGTACAAAACATTGAACAAAAAAGATTGCTGATTCTGATTTATAACTGCAGTCACGTTACTGGGTTTGTGGTAATTGTCCGCATTCCTGCAGTCTGCGACTGATCCCTACACAAATGACAAAACTGACAGCACCAATTAGATGGTGTTACATTGTACCTTGGCTGAGTGACCATGTGAATTTTGAAGCGTTTGGGTCACAGAGCAGGCACGGGCTTCCTGGATTTAAATCTCCTTCTGCAAAGCACATCCCGTCAATGTTACATATCCGGTCCTGCCAGAAACACAAAGGAAATATTTAAACAGCAGGAACATCAAGAACTACCTTGTCTGTAGCTTTTGGTTACCTCGGGCAAGCTTCTTTCTGCTACCTTGTATGTGTACACACGTGTTAAACCAATAATAACAGGAACCCCCCATGGTTCCCATTTTATGGACCCTAGTTGAACACAACCAGCTGCTGTGTTTTGGGATCGGCCAAACACATCTGTTTTTGTCATTAGTGGACCCCCACTGAGCAACACTTTCTAGTCTACATAGCTGTGCCATCAACTTAGCAAGATAAGATAAAAAGATGCGTGTCGTTGCTTGAGTTACCTTTAACTTACAAAGTCCTGAGCCGGAAGCAGTGCACACCTGACAAAGGCCATCGTAGATCGTGAGCACCTTGGTTTGACTGTACTGGGAGCCATCGTTAGTCACCTGAGAACAAGAGCAGCCACACACTAACTTAAGCATTTATTATATCAATAAAGCAACCTTATGGTTACCTTGATCTTCCACCTTGCATACGGTTTGTCGTCCATCAAGAAGTCTTCTGTGTTGACGGTTGCACTGCTCAGTGAGGGCACAACACAGTCCAAAGCCCTGGAGCTGAGGAATGTGGCTCTTGTTCTGTGTTTTTCCCCTAGAACCCAAACGCCGTTGACATACTGTAGAAGTTCATGTCCACATTTGGAGAGAAGAAAAGGATTCTTAGGAGGATGCTCGTTTTCACCAAGTTGTACAGTTCAGCTGCTTGTGGCTGCTGTGAGCATGTGAATAGGCAGATGGATATGCCGCATTaatatgatgatgatggtgaacaTCGCCAGTCTCTATCTCAAAATTGTCTACGCTACATGTTCCTTCAACCAATTCTGCTCTCTGTTGAGATGACACCATggaacatgtcagtgtggagtttgcatgttgcaTGTGTTCATGGTGTGTTGATACCGCTAGTTCTAAAGCAAAAGCggagtattataataatatagtgttgctGTTTCCAGTTTCCCAGCATGCATTGGTTGTAATTTATTGACGCGTAAGCCCGTAATggctaaatgtatgtatatattgttaacaTAACAGTTAGTATTGGCTTTAGCTTGCCCTACGAAATAACATtttctttaccatgaattgattaacgtggaccccgacttaaacaacttgaaaaacttattggggtgttaccatttagtggtcaattgtacggaatatgtaaagtttcaatcaatcaatcaatcaatcaatcaatcaatcaatccagcgATGCTGAAGTGACTTGCCACAATAACGTAAACGGCATATATACGGGGATggccgctatacaagtataacccatttttacCATTCAATGTGAGGACTTCTCAGAATGTAACGGTAACAGTGTTGTAATGTAATGAACTAGCAATTAATTAGAACACCTTTTTACCAGAAAATATTATTCCAAACACTGAGGAATTAAAGTATATCTTTATTCATGTTAACGTGTATGAAGGACATTTACATTTGGGCAAAAAAAGGAAGAAACGCATGAAAAAAAGTTTCATTTACCAAAAATGTCGACCCTTCTCTGTTGTAGACTTTAGCGTAAGAGTCAAAGAAATACCTATCAATTTAATCGATTCCAACTATACCTTGTGTTCTTTtcattagggttggggttggggttagggttagggttaggtttgggttggggttagggttggggttgggattgGGATTGGGTttggggttagtgttagggttagggttaggattagggttagggttaggcataaagaaaagtgttggttagggttagggttagggctagggttggggttggagttaaggttagggttggggttggggttggggttggggttagggttaggattggggttggggttggggttagggttagagttagggctaggattaggattagggttagggttaggcatgaaGAAAAAAGTGTTGGTTAGGGTTTGGGctagggttgtggttagggttagggttagggttggggttggggttagggttaggattagggttagggttattgttaggcataaagaaaaagagttggttagggttagggctaggtttgggggtggggttagggttagggttagggttaggattagggttagggttaggcataaagaaaaatagttggttagggttagggctagggttggggttagggctggggttggggttagggttaggattagggttaaccctaaccttaaccccaaccctaaccctttttTGAAACTGAAAATTGTGGCAACCGAATTTACAGCCTTGTGTGACGATATCCACCCTTTACTGTGACACTGGTAATGGTAACCTAGTGTTAGGAATTCTAAAAAGAGGTTTGTGCATGTCAGTTATTTTGGCATCCTTCCAACTTTGATCATTAAACAAATATGTCCTACCACACCAAACTTAACCTGGCTGTTCAATGGAATCAAGTCTTCCACCAAGAACCACTAGATGTTGCTCACCTTCAATCTAGTGGCATGGCAGCTCAGGTTGGGAGAGTCAACGAAGCCCAGGCCAAAGACCCGAATGTTCCTGCAGTTGAATATTCTGATATCACAGAGGCCGCCATTTTCCAGGTCACTTAGCTCAACTGGCTGGGCTGTTTTAACCGGAAGCCCAACAGAAAGTTTCAGTAATGAGCGTTCAAATAAAAGTAATGTGAACAGATTGATGACACTCACCAATAGCAACGCTGCAGTCATACGAGCTGAAGTTTTGGTGACACCGACAACCAGAATCTGTGCACTCTCCATTGCCATTGCAAAAATTAGGGCAGCGCAGCGCTGTCACCACATCCCCAGGCACTCCCGGCTGACCAAGTGTCTCCATGGCCTTCTGGGCCCGGTTCTCTAGCAGTCTCCTCTCACACTCGTTCTCTAGGTAGGGCAGCAGTGCCTCATCCCAGCCCAGGTCGTCTTTCAGCTGAAGGTCCAAGATGCAGAGGTCCACTGCTTCGTAAAGACGCCGCCCCAGCAACCCTTGGCAAACTGCACCAACTGTGGAATTGGACAAAGCTATGTGGCATACTTCCAGAGctttgccagaagtcagaccgCTTGGCGTGGGCCATTGAGCTTGAACCTCTGGTCGCGGTTTTACGAGGTGATCCTCGGGGAAAAAGTAGGCAAGGTGCTCCAATTCAGCTTGCTTGAGGCTTTGAGAGTCAAAAACTGGCTGGAACTCAAACATTGTCTGTCTTCTTAGTCTCTCAACTGACATTAGGAGGTCATCTCTGAACACTTGTTCATTGTGGGAATTGAAATGAGGGCGCAACCCCTCCAAGGGATGATGGGAGGACACGTTCAGGATGCTTGCCTCTATTTCAGGATGCTTGAGGTACTCCAGTGTGGTGTCCAGTGAGGGGAATACAGATATGTAATCCACATTGTCCTGCGCAATGCAATCAGAGTGACCAGATTGACCAGGCGTGTGTCCCGCTCCTCTACCAGCGGGATGAAAAGAACTGTATCTTTTCTGGCACAGACAAAAAGGTCTCCTGTCCTCTTGTCTTGAGCTAGGAGGGTTTTTGTCAAATAAACTCTCACCGGGAGCTATCCTAACACAAACAAGCGCACACATGAGTCAGAGCCTAGCAGAATAGAGGTTGTGCAAGATTACATAACCCACCTCCAGTTCTCTATGAAGCCATGCAAGTCATCATGGCTACCTTTGTAGCCGTGGATGTCATTGTTGCTATTGTGATCAAAGGTGCCGCAGAGGCCTTGCGTGTTGCGGTAGTCCACACTTGGCGCCCGGACAGAGAGGCTCATTCCCCAGTCGCCAACGTCAGCTCGGACAAAGGCGCCGGATGGAAAGATCATCTTCAAGAGGAGTGAAAACAGCTAGATTATATtctcacattgcaaaaaaaatcgtttttacaAGTTAGCACACTGTAATAACAAGGTCGGATACCTACGGTGACTTTCTTTCCC from Entelurus aequoreus isolate RoL-2023_Sb linkage group LG01, RoL_Eaeq_v1.1, whole genome shotgun sequence encodes:
- the LOC133660837 gene encoding von Willebrand factor D and EGF domain-containing protein-like — translated: MRTCASAPCVRHLEHAFPRIALLLLVLLLVQSTTFAQPAPECFPGGHRTLRNPHRSVDFDSTELQSTAIQDLVCDHSLAPGWYRFKIDNKPAEMPTTCVEMNRCGTQAPVWLSLKDTPLPRPGEIRQLSACATWQFFRGSTKDCCLFRIPITVRNCGDFLLYYLQPTQGCMGYCAKVAPTVAPRICLPGEMEVNGRCKDALPSLQSRPVISPELIGHSVHLRCSFVPPPWSQPLGFHVVWARHISHSMKVEIRQESIVKPFSLVEMDAIHFRLGETFSCSVSTFQVNITRSQSSHRESEAFFAGLKFSVESLHVAENGEEHEVSIRSTVPISCYNLHRCGLPLVLSVQEPDRLGQEVSNLALSTCQVEIRPTACSDGSCAWTTFFLTAVTDFTRDGNRISLISAVPDAGAPRLWKNYIPTSLKVTVQDVPTSICYSLTDPHVITLDGRRYDNHQTGTFVLYRSLARDFEVHSRQWDCGSRHYAVSCSCGVAAQEGDDVVIFDMCNGQPQETRPQLTVKVLGEDHGHGGHVRVLESHQGKKVTMIFPSGAFVRADVGDWGMSLSVRAPSVDYRNTQGLCGTFDHNSNNDIHGYKGSHDDLHGFIENWRIAPGESLFDKNPPSSRQEDRRPFCLCQKRYSSFHPAGRGAGHTPGQSGHSDCIAQDNVDYISVFPSLDTTLEYLKHPEIEASILNVSSHHPLEGLRPHFNSHNEQVFRDDLLMSVERLRRQTMFEFQPVFDSQSLKQAELEHLAYFFPEDHLVKPRPEVQAQWPTPSGLTSGKALEVCHIALSNSTVGAVCQGLLGRRLYEAVDLCILDLQLKDDLGWDEALLPYLENECERRLLENRAQKAMETLGQPGVPGDVVTALRCPNFCNGNGECTDSGCRCHQNFSSYDCSVAIAQPVELSDLENGGLCDIRIFNCRNIRVFGLGFVDSPNLSCHATRLKYVNGVWVLGEKHRTRATFLSSRALDCVVPSLSSATVNTEDFLMDDKPYARWKIKVTNDGSQYSQTKVLTIYDGLCQVCTASGSGLCKLKDRICNIDGMCFAEGDLNPGSPCLLCDPNASKFTWSLSQVNEPPTFHRLQNDLRTFAGENFVFQFAASDPEGSALLFQLETGPKGATLSPAGLLIWEVPSSLGQEGHQSTIHLMLSDECNAHNTFTVQVHVLPCGCQNGGTCVTDVNFPAGSGKYLCVCPEGKQGDLCNDNVDKCLLAPCPNATCINTAGGFRCECPAGLSGATCQEDVDECERTPCFAGVQCLNSYGSYTCGPCPKGMQGNGTLCTVDEMPATITTSLAAKATIRTIPVLLQTPTTLNPRLHAAKSMPDIRPNPLKVGLSLISATTEKNTSVLKPTAKPVAATCASRPCFPGVQCINRRLPHVGYVCGRCPPGLHGNGRTCVKKAKAAGHKSRSLHSSSSKVSSLHLPVLPSKHTMKRLPVNRDSALHQHSAFWRGGGTGRREAVSGDIGRTTISALPVTATHRGHVTSSRAFVVSGETVPKPFEQGMSSKVTPPAPRLITQSGQVTQPRATTHLFNYVSFRPAKPWTSLRPVRPLTAALRGVPYTLPESKFSTDKDKVTLSPITTNHTFLLKRVSYTQPRVADHVTDNKRVVTCGDRPCFPGVQCNAMQRDSCGRCPVGFTGDGQMCRAVCRQACGRNMECVAPNKCSCKAGYTGSHCQTAICEPMCVNGGACVAPGVCQCPVAFHGEICQEALCRLPCENGGTCVEHQTCSCPYGFVGPHCETMVCSHHCHNGGRCVSPDECQCQPGWSGPSCENALCSPVCPNGGSCVRPGTCKCPPGFFGARCENAVCTPACKNGGFCMRNNVCTCPPGYTGGRCERSVCEPMCMNGGRCVGPYFCDCPSGWRGKQCERPSCVQTCLNGGECIGPDACRCAPGWHGPLCHIPYCQQKCSHGSRCVRPNVCACRSGFSGALCSRRLST